From Methanobacterium alcaliphilum, the proteins below share one genomic window:
- a CDS encoding glycosyltransferase, which translates to MKALFVITGRGMGGDAVTALNIARALSKKGVECEFALDHTAPGLLLKKEDIHWHKISIPQAGGHAATKIALAKAGVKTTRAALEAVKLIKNQKPDVLIGVIGGGAVVGCLSAKIAKVPAVGILITPMDAKVCTKLNSNIVLPESNLYQQDLDNERLHKAYSPINPEVIKGNKNKALEKMPDSFNPQKTTLLFSSGSSLFEKTAQAVRDIALSNIDANILVVGHPLKEEYLEYLENENIINLGYVDWIQDLYSLADVAVLTDDGVMIHEAIACKTPIVALTGVKYGRYHNMAAVFPGAVMESSLENLKETLLNALDNLNRIKEEAQRYGGDVLNSADKIADIIINEAKKGR; encoded by the coding sequence ATGAAAGCTTTATTTGTTATCACTGGGCGGGGAATGGGTGGTGACGCTGTCACTGCACTTAACATTGCTCGAGCATTATCTAAAAAGGGTGTTGAGTGCGAATTTGCTCTTGATCATACAGCTCCGGGTCTTTTATTAAAAAAAGAAGATATTCATTGGCATAAAATAAGCATCCCTCAGGCAGGAGGTCACGCTGCTACAAAAATAGCTCTAGCAAAAGCAGGCGTTAAAACAACTCGTGCTGCACTGGAAGCAGTTAAACTCATAAAAAATCAAAAACCAGATGTTTTAATAGGAGTAATTGGTGGAGGTGCTGTTGTAGGATGCTTATCTGCAAAAATAGCTAAAGTACCTGCAGTGGGCATACTTATAACTCCTATGGATGCTAAAGTCTGCACTAAACTTAATTCCAATATTGTTTTACCTGAATCTAATTTATATCAACAGGATTTAGATAATGAAAGACTGCACAAGGCATATTCGCCCATTAATCCTGAAGTAATTAAAGGAAATAAAAATAAAGCCCTTGAAAAAATGCCAGATTCATTTAATCCTCAAAAAACCACACTACTTTTTTCTTCAGGATCTTCTCTCTTTGAAAAGACTGCGCAAGCAGTTAGAGATATTGCATTAAGTAATATTGATGCTAATATTTTGGTAGTGGGACATCCTTTAAAAGAGGAATACTTGGAATATTTGGAAAATGAGAATATTATTAACCTGGGTTATGTGGATTGGATTCAGGATCTTTATAGTCTGGCAGATGTAGCCGTACTTACTGATGACGGAGTAATGATCCACGAAGCAATAGCTTGTAAGACGCCAATTGTGGCACTTACTGGCGTAAAATATGGGAGATATCATAATATGGCCGCGGTTTTTCCAGGTGCTGTGATGGAAAGTTCTCTGGAAAACTTAAAAGAAACTCTTTTAAATGCCTTAGATAATTTGAACCGCATTAAAGAAGAAGCTCAAAGATATGGTGGTGATGTTTTAAATTCTGCAGATAAAATTGCAGATATAATTATAAATGAGGCTAAAAAAGGAAGATGA